One Acetobacter ghanensis DNA window includes the following coding sequences:
- a CDS encoding class II aldolase/adducin family protein, whose product MTEPASPNSDGLQQLAHVSRQLGGNKAFVQGGGGNTSFKNDARCMWVKASGSELAHVSPDQGFVAVDYTGIRDGLSACGSEADYTGLVRSAILPAPETSKARPSIEAGFHALLGPCVLHSHSVLTNLLACAKEGVALTEAILPQAVWVPYASPGLPVTQSVMAKIIAQQALANGIAILLLQNHGLVVAAHTPDAAWQLHETVNETVRSHFRLPPPVVEEAPFCAADAEHLLFPDQAVYLGHETLRLSKAGEETQQAYNYLRQTMHELGLTPNFLPVEEADFLLNMEAEKYRQKVAKS is encoded by the coding sequence ATGACGGAACCCGCTTCCCCGAATTCTGATGGGTTGCAGCAACTTGCACATGTTTCTCGCCAACTAGGCGGCAATAAAGCGTTTGTGCAGGGCGGGGGCGGGAATACCTCGTTTAAAAATGATGCGCGCTGCATGTGGGTGAAGGCGTCAGGAAGCGAATTGGCGCATGTAAGTCCTGATCAGGGCTTTGTGGCAGTTGATTATACTGGGATACGGGATGGTTTGTCGGCTTGCGGGAGTGAAGCGGATTATACCGGCCTTGTACGTTCCGCCATTTTGCCAGCGCCAGAGACGTCAAAAGCTCGACCCTCTATAGAAGCGGGCTTTCACGCCTTGTTGGGGCCATGTGTGCTGCATAGCCATTCGGTGCTGACCAATCTTCTTGCTTGTGCCAAGGAAGGTGTCGCGTTAACCGAAGCTATTCTACCTCAGGCTGTGTGGGTGCCATATGCGTCGCCGGGCCTGCCTGTGACGCAGTCAGTGATGGCGAAAATCATAGCCCAGCAAGCTCTTGCAAATGGGATAGCCATATTACTTTTGCAGAATCACGGTCTGGTCGTGGCCGCTCATACACCAGACGCAGCATGGCAACTGCATGAAACAGTTAATGAGACTGTTCGTTCTCATTTTCGTTTACCTCCTCCTGTTGTCGAAGAGGCGCCTTTCTGCGCGGCAGACGCCGAGCACCTGCTTTTCCCCGATCAGGCTGTGTATTTGGGTCATGAAACCCTACGCCTTTCCAAAGCGGGGGAAGAGACGCAGCAAGCTTATAATTATTTACGACAGACCATGCATGAACTGGGTCTGACACCTAACTTTCTTCCAGTGGAAGAGGCAGATTTCCTTCTTAACATGGAAGCTGAGAAGTACCGCCAGAAGGTCGCAAAATCATGA
- a CDS encoding glycosyltransferase family 2 protein codes for MNEWQLIIPMSGLGSRFVRAGYTDPKPLITLDGRRLIEWVLRMFPGAEDPIFICRREHIETTPMRSILTDLRPKGRIVVIEGAKLGPVDALLKAEHAIPDDRPALVSYCDYYMHWNYAAFRGAMEAVGAAGAVPCYTGFHPHLMPEKNLYACCRVDGEDRMLEIREKYSFEKDKTQARHSPGVYYFNSGATLKKYGHQLMAREDSLNGEYYASMIFNHLIADGLPVYAPANVNHFCQWGTPQDVDEYHYWTKIAVRIAK; via the coding sequence ATGAATGAATGGCAACTGATCATCCCTATGTCAGGGTTGGGGTCGCGCTTTGTGCGTGCCGGTTATACGGATCCCAAACCTCTTATTACACTTGATGGTCGGCGTCTGATCGAGTGGGTTCTGCGTATGTTCCCCGGAGCGGAAGATCCAATTTTCATCTGCAGGCGCGAGCATATTGAAACCACCCCGATGCGGAGCATTCTGACTGATTTGCGCCCCAAAGGACGGATCGTGGTCATTGAAGGGGCAAAGCTTGGCCCGGTTGATGCACTGCTCAAGGCAGAACATGCCATTCCGGATGACCGGCCAGCACTGGTCAGCTATTGCGATTACTACATGCATTGGAATTACGCAGCATTCCGTGGGGCCATGGAAGCAGTTGGCGCCGCCGGAGCAGTGCCATGCTATACGGGCTTCCACCCACATCTGATGCCGGAAAAAAACCTGTATGCATGCTGCCGCGTAGATGGCGAAGACCGGATGCTGGAAATTCGGGAAAAATATAGCTTTGAAAAAGACAAAACACAGGCCCGTCATTCGCCTGGGGTATATTACTTTAATTCCGGCGCAACATTGAAAAAATATGGTCATCAGTTGATGGCACGCGAAGATTCCCTGAATGGTGAATATTACGCAAGCATGATTTTCAACCATCTGATCGCAGATGGGCTGCCTGTGTATGCGCCAGCCAACGTAAACCATTTTTGCCAGTGGGGTACGCCACAGGATGTGGACGAATACCACTATTGGACCAAAATTGCTGTGAGAATTGCCAAATGA